A part of Methanohalobium evestigatum Z-7303 genomic DNA contains:
- a CDS encoding nitroreductase family protein encodes MHTLDTIKARRSIRKFENTPVEKEDIDTILDSGRWAPSGLNNQPWRFIVIQDKETIKNLSTCTHYSEIVEGAPLLIVVYLYHEVLYNYVKDIQSIGASIENMLLACHELGLGAVWLGEILNQAESVNTILETPESFELMAVVAIGHPAEKSTSERKEIHELVYSEKFGNRWIEENRDEEY; translated from the coding sequence TTGCATACATTAGATACAATAAAAGCCAGAAGAAGTATAAGGAAATTTGAAAATACTCCTGTTGAAAAAGAGGATATAGATACAATTCTGGATTCAGGTCGATGGGCTCCATCAGGATTAAACAACCAGCCCTGGAGATTCATTGTTATACAGGACAAAGAAACTATAAAAAATCTATCTACATGCACCCACTACAGTGAAATTGTAGAAGGTGCACCTCTTTTAATTGTGGTATATCTCTACCATGAGGTCTTATACAACTATGTTAAAGATATACAGTCCATTGGTGCATCCATTGAAAACATGCTACTTGCATGCCATGAGCTGGGACTGGGTGCAGTCTGGCTGGGAGAGATTCTAAACCAGGCTGAAAGTGTTAACACCATACTGGAGACACCCGAATCCTTCGAACTCATGGCAGTAGTTGCCATAGGACATCCAGCAGAAAAGTCAACGTCAGAGCGAAAAGAGATACATGAACTTGTATATAGTGAAAAATTCGGTAACAGATGGATAGAAGAAAATAGAGACGAAGAGTATTGA
- a CDS encoding acetolactate synthase large subunit, which yields MKESTEKMTGARALIECLYKENVDTIFGYPGGAVLPIYDEIYKSDLNHILTRHEQSAAHAADGYARATGKTGVCVATSGPGATNLVTGIATAYMDSIPMVAITGQVPTFMIGNDAFQEANITGITLPITKHNYLVQDANDLPRIIKEAFHIASTGRKGPVLIDIPKDVTAQEIDFHYPDKVELRGYKPTYKGNLQQVKKASEYIERSKKPVIYAGGGIINSNASDELKEFAEKINAPVTTTLTGIGCFPDDHPQNMGMLGMHGTKYANYAIQESDLIIAVGARFDDRVTGKIAAFAPNADIIHIDIDPAEISKNIKVSVPIVGDAKWILKSLTKQVSTCDFGPWLQKINQWKEQYPLKYFENEDVIKPQYVIEQINDACRDAIIVTEVGQHQMWASQYFKFKEPRTFITSGGLGTMGYGFPAALGAKIGKPEKVVFDIAGDGSFQMNCQELATAVQHNIPVIVAVINNCYLGMVRQWQELFFEQRYSCTCLEESVDFVKLAEAYGALGLRAEKPEDVRPVIDEALASERPTVIDFVVEKSENVSPMVPASAAINEILDLER from the coding sequence ATGAAAGAGTCTACAGAAAAAATGACCGGTGCACGGGCTCTTATTGAATGTCTATATAAAGAAAATGTGGATACAATATTTGGGTATCCCGGTGGTGCTGTACTTCCTATATATGATGAAATTTACAAATCGGATTTAAATCATATACTTACACGACACGAACAATCAGCAGCCCATGCTGCAGATGGATATGCAAGAGCTACAGGTAAAACTGGTGTATGTGTTGCTACCTCGGGACCCGGAGCAACCAATCTTGTAACAGGGATTGCAACTGCATATATGGATTCAATCCCTATGGTTGCCATAACAGGACAAGTCCCCACTTTTATGATAGGTAATGACGCTTTCCAGGAAGCAAACATTACCGGTATCACACTGCCAATTACAAAACACAATTATCTTGTACAGGATGCAAATGACCTGCCAAGAATAATAAAAGAAGCATTCCATATTGCATCAACCGGAAGAAAAGGTCCTGTTCTAATCGATATACCAAAAGATGTTACCGCACAGGAAATAGACTTCCATTATCCAGATAAAGTAGAGCTGAGAGGATACAAACCCACTTATAAAGGTAACCTTCAGCAGGTTAAAAAAGCCTCAGAATATATAGAAAGGTCGAAAAAACCGGTAATATACGCAGGTGGAGGCATCATTAATTCCAATGCCAGCGATGAACTAAAAGAATTTGCCGAAAAAATCAACGCCCCAGTTACAACTACACTTACAGGTATAGGATGTTTCCCTGACGACCATCCCCAGAATATGGGTATGCTTGGCATGCATGGAACAAAATATGCAAACTATGCAATACAGGAATCCGACCTTATAATCGCTGTTGGGGCAAGGTTTGATGACAGGGTTACAGGAAAAATCGCAGCATTTGCCCCAAATGCAGATATAATACACATCGACATAGACCCTGCAGAAATTTCAAAGAATATCAAGGTAAGTGTACCAATAGTAGGAGATGCTAAATGGATACTGAAATCATTGACTAAACAGGTAAGCACATGTGATTTTGGACCATGGCTTCAAAAAATCAATCAATGGAAAGAGCAATATCCTCTGAAATACTTTGAAAATGAAGATGTTATAAAACCACAATATGTTATCGAGCAGATAAATGATGCATGCAGAGATGCAATAATTGTTACAGAAGTCGGGCAACACCAGATGTGGGCTTCACAATACTTCAAATTTAAAGAGCCACGTACATTCATTACTTCCGGTGGTCTCGGAACTATGGGATATGGATTCCCTGCAGCTCTTGGTGCAAAAATCGGCAAGCCTGAAAAAGTGGTTTTTGATATTGCAGGGGATGGTTCATTCCAGATGAACTGTCAGGAACTTGCGACAGCAGTACAACATAATATCCCGGTTATTGTCGCGGTAATTAACAACTGCTATCTGGGCATGGTCAGACAGTGGCAGGAACTGTTCTTTGAACAGAGGTATTCATGTACATGTCTTGAAGAAAGTGTTGATTTTGTCAAACTTGCCGAAGCCTATGGTGCATTGGGTCTTCGAGCTGAAAAACCAGAAGATGTTCGACCTGTAATCGATGAGGCTCTCGCATCTGAAAGACCCACTGTTATTGATTTTGTGGTAGAAAAAAGTGAAAATGTATCACCAATGGTGCCCGCAAGCGCTGCAATCAATGAAATACTGGATCTGGAGAGATAA
- a CDS encoding (R)-citramalate synthase has product MDTTLRDGEQTPGVALTTEDKVSIAQKLDELGIDIIEAGSAITSEGERESIKAITAENINAEICSYCRIKNSDVDYALECDVDSIHLVVPVSDLHITAKLKKDRDEVRQIASEVTEYAKDHGLIVELSGEDASRADHEFLKSLYSDGISAGADRLCYCDTVGMLIPEKTREIFSDMSSSLDAPLSVHCHDDFGLAVANSVAAINAGARECHMTVNGIGERAGNTSLEEVIMILEWLYNYDTGIKLEELYKTSRTVSRLTGLPVSANKALVGENAFTHEAGIHVHGLLANTSTYEPLKPETIGRERKIVMGKHAGKSSLKLALKELGLEVDESQLDEILSRVKVLADKGKRVSDADIQSIAETVLEIYREPKVKLEELTVVSGNTVTPTASTKLNVNGQDIVEAGVGNGPVDAAIQGVRKAISGVADIQLQEYHVDAITGGTDALVEVLVKLSKDGKIITSRGARTDIIMASVEAVLNGINYLLDE; this is encoded by the coding sequence CTGGATACTACACTAAGAGATGGTGAACAGACACCCGGTGTAGCACTTACAACCGAAGATAAAGTATCGATAGCTCAGAAACTGGATGAGCTTGGTATAGATATTATTGAAGCCGGTTCAGCAATAACTTCAGAAGGTGAACGCGAGTCTATAAAAGCCATTACTGCAGAAAATATCAATGCTGAAATCTGTAGTTATTGCCGTATCAAAAACTCTGATGTGGATTATGCGCTCGAATGTGATGTTGATTCAATTCATCTGGTAGTTCCGGTATCTGACCTTCACATTACCGCTAAACTAAAAAAAGACCGGGATGAGGTACGCCAGATAGCAAGTGAAGTTACCGAATACGCTAAAGACCACGGGCTTATTGTGGAACTCAGTGGAGAAGATGCATCCCGTGCAGACCATGAATTCCTGAAATCACTGTATTCAGACGGTATTAGTGCAGGTGCAGATAGATTGTGCTATTGTGATACTGTTGGAATGCTTATTCCTGAAAAAACAAGAGAGATTTTTTCAGATATGTCGTCTTCCCTTGATGCTCCTTTAAGCGTCCACTGTCATGATGATTTTGGACTTGCTGTAGCCAACAGTGTTGCTGCAATTAATGCAGGTGCTCGTGAGTGCCACATGACTGTCAACGGTATCGGCGAAAGAGCAGGAAACACTTCGCTTGAAGAAGTTATAATGATACTTGAATGGCTGTACAATTATGATACAGGTATTAAACTTGAGGAATTATACAAAACATCAAGAACTGTAAGCCGTTTGACAGGCCTTCCTGTTTCTGCTAATAAAGCTCTTGTTGGAGAGAATGCATTTACCCATGAAGCAGGAATTCATGTTCACGGTCTACTGGCAAATACCTCTACCTATGAACCATTAAAACCAGAAACAATAGGTAGAGAGCGAAAAATTGTCATGGGCAAACATGCAGGTAAAAGTTCATTAAAACTTGCACTCAAAGAACTCGGACTTGAAGTTGATGAGTCTCAACTTGACGAGATACTGAGTAGAGTCAAGGTACTGGCAGATAAAGGAAAACGTGTTAGCGATGCAGATATCCAGTCCATTGCTGAAACCGTTCTTGAAATTTACCGTGAACCCAAAGTCAAACTGGAAGAACTTACTGTCGTTTCCGGAAATACTGTCACACCCACCGCATCCACTAAACTCAATGTCAATGGTCAAGATATAGTTGAAGCGGGTGTTGGAAACGGACCTGTAGATGCCGCCATTCAAGGAGTCCGAAAAGCCATATCCGGTGTTGCAGATATACAACTTCAGGAATATCATGTGGATGCTATAACAGGTGGTACTGATGCACTTGTGGAAGTACTGGTTAAACTTTCAAAAGATGGAAAGATAATTACTTCCAGAGGGGCTCGCACTGATATCATAATGGCATCTGTTGAAGCTGTTTTAAACGGTATTAATTATTTATTGGATGAGTGA
- the ilvC gene encoding ketol-acid reductoisomerase, which translates to MVEMYYDDNANIDALKDKTIAVIGYGSQGHAQAQNLHDSGLNVIIGLREGSSRWKQAENDGLEVKSISEAAKAADVIQILMPDEVQANVYESHIKPGIEPGNAIVFSHGFNIHYNQIVPSKDIDVYMVAPKSPGHLVRRTFEEGAGVPGLIAVYQDATGDAKNLALAHAKGIGCTRAGVLETSFREETETDLFGEQVDLCGGVSTLIKTAFETLVDAGYQPEMAYFETFHELKLIVDLIYEGGLEKMWSSVSNTAEYGGLTVGPKIINEQSREAMYEALERIQSGEFAREFVLENQTNSPVLSALEKKEKEHLAENVGKELRSKIPWLQG; encoded by the coding sequence ATGGTAGAGATGTATTATGATGATAATGCGAATATCGATGCATTAAAAGACAAAACAATTGCAGTTATAGGATACGGAAGTCAGGGTCATGCACAGGCACAGAACCTACATGACAGCGGATTGAATGTTATAATCGGTTTAAGAGAAGGAAGTTCTCGCTGGAAACAGGCAGAGAATGACGGACTTGAAGTAAAATCCATATCTGAAGCCGCAAAAGCCGCTGATGTAATACAGATACTTATGCCTGATGAAGTTCAGGCAAATGTTTATGAATCACATATCAAACCCGGAATTGAACCCGGTAACGCCATAGTTTTCTCACATGGTTTCAACATCCACTACAACCAGATCGTACCCTCAAAAGATATAGATGTCTATATGGTTGCTCCAAAAAGTCCGGGACATCTTGTCAGAAGAACCTTTGAAGAAGGTGCAGGTGTACCAGGTCTGATAGCTGTATATCAGGATGCCACTGGAGATGCGAAAAACCTGGCTCTTGCCCATGCAAAAGGTATAGGATGTACCAGAGCAGGAGTCCTTGAAACCAGTTTCCGGGAAGAAACCGAAACTGACCTTTTCGGAGAACAGGTAGATCTTTGCGGTGGAGTGAGTACCCTTATAAAAACCGCATTTGAAACACTTGTTGACGCTGGATATCAGCCTGAAATGGCTTATTTTGAAACATTCCATGAATTGAAATTAATTGTTGACCTCATCTATGAAGGCGGTCTTGAAAAAATGTGGAGTTCGGTATCCAACACCGCTGAATATGGAGGGCTTACTGTAGGTCCAAAAATAATAAATGAGCAATCAAGAGAGGCGATGTATGAAGCACTCGAAAGAATCCAGAGCGGTGAATTTGCCAGAGAATTTGTACTTGAAAACCAGACAAACAGTCCTGTATTAAGTGCTCTGGAGAAAAAAGAAAAAGAACACCTTGCTGAAAACGTAGGCAAAGAATTAAGATCCAAGATCCCCTGGCTTCAGGGATAA
- a CDS encoding adenylosuccinate synthase: MFTVLTGAQFGDEGKGKIVDLMSKDYDIIVRFQGGDNAGHTVTVGDDVYKLHLIPSGFLYNARVLIGPGVVLNPEVLADEIDMLEKSGCNVEPEKLGVDSKTSVIMPYHIELDNLRESALTEKIGTTKRGIGFAYVDKVARNEIQFSDLTDKNKLIEKLSELAPQKKNDIEFLGGDPSIVMDEELIDKYVKLGKKLEPYMADVSYEVNKAIDNGKSVMAEGAQGTHLDVIHGTQKYVTSSSTIAGSACSSIGVGPTKVTNVLGIVKSYITRVGEGPLPTELNDEVGKHFQDVGREFGTTTGRPRRCGWIDLPLILKSINLNGYTGIALTKLDVLSELDPIKICVGYKLDGEYMEYPPQLTSDLSRCEPVYEELPGWKQDLTHVTEFGDLPEKAQKYVKRLEELMGVPVEYISVGPGRAQTFKNL, from the coding sequence ATGTTTACGGTTTTAACAGGTGCTCAGTTTGGCGATGAAGGAAAAGGAAAAATTGTCGATTTGATGTCTAAAGATTACGATATAATAGTTCGTTTTCAGGGAGGAGATAATGCAGGACACACGGTAACAGTTGGAGATGATGTTTATAAACTCCATCTTATCCCATCTGGTTTCCTTTATAATGCCAGAGTTTTGATAGGTCCGGGAGTGGTTCTTAATCCTGAAGTTCTTGCTGATGAAATAGATATGCTGGAAAAAAGTGGATGCAATGTCGAACCCGAAAAACTTGGTGTTGATTCAAAAACCAGTGTTATAATGCCTTATCATATTGAACTTGACAACCTGCGTGAATCAGCACTTACTGAAAAAATAGGGACAACCAAACGTGGAATTGGTTTTGCCTATGTAGATAAAGTAGCAAGAAATGAAATCCAGTTTTCAGACCTTACAGATAAAAACAAACTTATAGAAAAACTTTCAGAACTTGCACCCCAGAAGAAAAATGATATCGAATTTTTGGGAGGAGACCCGTCCATTGTAATGGATGAAGAACTGATTGACAAGTATGTAAAACTTGGTAAAAAACTGGAACCATATATGGCGGATGTCTCCTATGAGGTGAACAAGGCAATTGATAACGGAAAAAGTGTCATGGCAGAAGGTGCACAGGGAACTCATCTGGATGTTATTCATGGTACCCAGAAGTATGTAACATCTTCAAGTACCATAGCAGGTTCTGCATGTTCCAGTATTGGTGTAGGTCCTACAAAGGTAACCAATGTACTGGGTATTGTAAAATCCTATATAACACGTGTTGGTGAAGGACCGCTTCCGACAGAACTTAATGATGAAGTGGGAAAACACTTCCAGGATGTAGGTCGTGAATTCGGTACTACTACCGGAAGACCTCGAAGATGTGGATGGATTGATTTACCGCTTATATTAAAATCCATTAATTTAAACGGTTATACAGGTATAGCATTAACCAAACTGGATGTATTGTCAGAACTTGACCCAATTAAAATCTGTGTAGGGTACAAACTTGATGGTGAATATATGGAATACCCTCCACAACTGACATCCGACCTTTCAAGATGTGAGCCTGTATATGAAGAGTTACCCGGATGGAAACAGGACCTAACCCATGTCACAGAATTTGGTGACCTTCCAGAAAAAGCACAAAAATATGTTAAACGCCTGGAAGAACTTATGGGTGTGCCTGTCGAATATATATCAGTGGGTCCTGGTAGAGCACAAACCTTCAAGAACCTATAA
- the ilvN gene encoding acetolactate synthase small subunit, which produces MKHTLAVLVENKYGVLARVAGLFSRRGYNIDSLAVGITDDPDISRMSIVVHGDDHVLEQVTKQLNKLVDVIRVTDLDAKDSVERELALIKVTTDTKTRPEIMQIVDVFRARTVDVAAKSMTIEITGNEDKINAIEQLLRPFGIKEMVRTGKIAMTRGIKKS; this is translated from the coding sequence ATGAAGCACACACTTGCAGTTCTGGTTGAGAACAAATACGGTGTCCTTGCACGAGTGGCAGGACTTTTCTCAAGACGAGGCTACAATATAGACAGCCTGGCGGTAGGAATTACCGATGACCCGGATATATCCCGGATGTCCATTGTAGTACACGGTGATGACCATGTACTGGAACAGGTAACCAAACAATTAAATAAACTGGTTGATGTTATAAGAGTTACCGATTTAGATGCAAAAGATTCGGTTGAACGAGAATTGGCACTTATAAAAGTGACAACCGACACCAAAACAAGACCTGAAATCATGCAGATAGTGGATGTTTTCAGGGCCCGTACTGTTGATGTTGCGGCAAAATCCATGACAATAGAGATTACTGGCAACGAGGATAAAATCAACGCAATAGAACAGCTTTTACGCCCGTTCGGTATAAAAGAAATGGTAAGGACCGGTAAAATTGCGATGACAAGAGGAATTAAAAAATCCTGA
- a CDS encoding 30S ribosomal protein S19e, giving the protein MTTAYDVPANDLINKVAEKLKENEHVNPPEWASYVKTGVFNDLPPAEDDWWYTRCAAVLRSIYMDGPVGVERLRSMYGGKLTRGVVPAHKLKGSGSILRKALQQLENAGYVRTLKTGRVVSSQGQAFLDNVAYEVKNELLESRPEIAQY; this is encoded by the coding sequence ATGACAACAGCATATGATGTCCCTGCAAATGATTTAATAAATAAAGTAGCAGAGAAGTTGAAAGAAAACGAACATGTAAACCCACCTGAGTGGGCAAGTTACGTTAAAACCGGTGTTTTTAATGACCTCCCGCCAGCAGAAGATGACTGGTGGTATACTCGTTGTGCAGCAGTATTAAGGAGTATTTATATGGATGGTCCTGTAGGAGTTGAAAGGCTACGCTCAATGTACGGGGGCAAATTAACCAGAGGCGTGGTACCTGCACATAAACTGAAAGGCAGCGGATCAATCTTAAGGAAGGCACTTCAACAGCTTGAGAATGCAGGATATGTACGTACATTAAAGACCGGTAGAGTGGTTTCATCACAGGGTCAGGCATTTCTGGACAATGTTGCATATGAAGTTAAAAACGAGCTTCTTGAATCCCGGCCCGAAATAGCTCAATATTAA
- a CDS encoding M42 family metallopeptidase, with protein sequence MEHIQKLLEKLSNAHGISGSENNIRNIMEEEIRPYVDDIRTDKNGNLIATKKGSGPTIMLAAHMDEIGLMVKYIDDNGFIRFVKVGGWFDQTLYNQRVVIDTENGPIKGVIGAKPPHVMSDEDKKKPIKAEDMFIDVGAKDKEDAENLGVQVGSTISLDRDFEPLANGFMTGKAFDNRAGVAVTIEIMKQLSEMDVDIKPTIYAVGTVQEEVGLKGARTSAFGLNPDAAIAIDTTIPGDHPGIEKKDSALEIGEGCVITVMDAGGRGLIADKNIVKWLKETGNENDIPYQMDVSDGGTTDATAIHITREGIPSSTISIATRYIHSPVELLSIDDMKSAADLVTKAILNTEKYL encoded by the coding sequence ATGGAACATATACAAAAACTGCTTGAAAAATTGTCAAATGCTCATGGAATATCGGGATCTGAAAACAATATCAGAAATATAATGGAAGAAGAAATCAGACCCTATGTAGACGACATCAGAACCGACAAAAACGGAAACCTTATAGCCACAAAAAAGGGCAGTGGACCTACCATAATGCTGGCTGCTCATATGGACGAAATTGGATTGATGGTCAAATACATCGATGACAACGGGTTTATAAGATTTGTAAAAGTCGGTGGATGGTTTGATCAAACACTTTACAATCAGCGCGTTGTAATAGACACTGAAAACGGTCCTATAAAAGGAGTCATCGGTGCCAAACCACCACATGTGATGAGCGACGAGGATAAGAAGAAACCGATAAAAGCAGAAGATATGTTTATAGACGTTGGTGCCAAGGATAAAGAAGACGCAGAAAATCTTGGTGTACAGGTAGGGTCTACCATATCTCTTGACAGGGATTTTGAACCCCTTGCAAATGGATTTATGACCGGAAAAGCCTTTGATAACAGAGCGGGTGTTGCCGTAACCATTGAAATAATGAAACAACTTTCAGAAATGGATGTTGATATAAAGCCTACTATATATGCTGTGGGAACTGTACAGGAAGAAGTCGGATTAAAAGGAGCTCGTACATCAGCATTCGGACTGAATCCAGACGCTGCCATAGCTATTGATACTACTATACCCGGTGACCATCCCGGTATTGAGAAAAAAGATTCAGCCCTTGAAATAGGAGAAGGGTGTGTTATTACTGTAATGGACGCTGGTGGCAGAGGATTAATCGCTGACAAAAATATTGTTAAATGGCTAAAGGAAACAGGAAATGAAAACGACATACCATATCAAATGGATGTTAGTGATGGCGGTACAACTGATGCAACTGCTATACATATTACAAGAGAAGGTATACCTTCAAGCACCATCAGTATTGCAACCAGATATATTCACTCACCTGTTGAACTCCTGAGTATAGACGACATGAAGTCTGCCGCAGACCTTGTAACCAAAGCAATTTTAAATACTGAAAAATATCTCTGA